In Micromonospora sp. LH3U1, one genomic interval encodes:
- a CDS encoding tyrosine-type recombinase/integrase, with amino-acid sequence MPERPPRRDSGVARWAGDLSDGGLRIGEALALRRRHIDVSSGRLTVAEAMPQVPGGPVIDTPKNHQRRELAVPAFVVQLLRERLATLPDGPDVFVFPGHQAHTADRQQSYHGFRRRFLVAVRSAGLGRRDASRPSGHARELGR; translated from the coding sequence GTGCCCGAACGCCCACCCCGTCGAGACAGCGGCGTGGCGCGGTGGGCCGGTGACCTATCCGACGGCGGGCTGCGGATCGGGGAAGCCCTCGCGCTGCGCCGTCGTCACATTGACGTCAGCTCGGGTCGGTTGACCGTCGCCGAGGCGATGCCGCAGGTGCCCGGTGGTCCGGTCATCGATACCCCGAAGAACCATCAACGGCGGGAGCTGGCCGTGCCGGCGTTCGTCGTGCAGCTGCTCCGGGAGCGCCTTGCGACGCTGCCTGACGGGCCGGACGTGTTCGTCTTCCCCGGGCACCAGGCGCACACCGCCGACCGGCAGCAGAGCTACCACGGCTTCCGCCGCCGCTTCCTGGTGGCGGTGCGCTCGGCTGGGCTTGGTCGACGTGACGCCTCACGACCTTCGGGCCACGCACGCGAGTTGGGTCGCTGA
- a CDS encoding AAA family ATPase — MIVWLNGTHGAGKTTTSALVQQLIPDSRVFDAEKVGETLMDITPGLPETDNFQHWPPWRQLVVETARRVLDYTGGTLVIPMTVLVEQYWREISTGLAHHAIPVRHFVLHADQETLRRRIEGEHPVPSPFRLKYLEPYAEAARTWLHAEAEVIDTTHVTPAQAALQIVLRASGEAQALSCRDLKTVTDGCC, encoded by the coding sequence GCAAGACGACGACCAGCGCGCTCGTGCAGCAACTGATCCCGGATTCACGGGTATTCGACGCCGAGAAGGTCGGCGAGACACTCATGGACATCACGCCAGGGCTGCCCGAGACGGACAACTTCCAGCACTGGCCGCCGTGGCGGCAGCTCGTCGTCGAGACCGCCCGCCGCGTGCTCGACTACACCGGCGGCACTTTGGTGATACCCATGACCGTCCTGGTCGAGCAGTACTGGCGCGAAATCAGCACGGGCCTCGCCCACCATGCCATCCCGGTAAGGCACTTCGTCCTCCACGCTGACCAAGAGACCCTCCGCAGGCGTATCGAGGGAGAACACCCCGTCCCCTCCCCGTTCCGCCTCAAGTACCTCGAGCCCTACGCCGAGGCGGCCCGCACGTGGCTGCATGCCGAGGCCGAGGTCATCGACACCACGCACGTCACCCCTGCCCAAGCCGCTCTGCAGATCGTCCTCCGAGCTAGCGGGGAAGCTCAGGCTCTGTCCTGCCGAGATCTGAAGACGGTTACAGACGGCTGTTGCTGA
- a CDS encoding nucleoside/nucleotide kinase family protein: MSRPPAETLTLAGLADRARALSAGSDRTLIGIVGPPGAGKSTVAEALVHQLGSDAVLVPMDGFHLSNEVLETLGRRDRKGAPDTFDADGYIALLRRLRQQVDEIVYAPAFRRDIEEPIGSSTPVPRATPIVVTEGNYLLLDTQPWKLIRDLLDSTWYLEVDETVRLERLIARHVAFGKAPDAARAWAEGSDQANAATIAESSRYADLLLRLAPTAT, encoded by the coding sequence ATGTCCAGGCCACCCGCTGAGACGCTCACGCTCGCCGGACTCGCCGACCGCGCCCGGGCGTTGTCGGCGGGATCCGACCGGACGCTCATCGGGATCGTCGGACCACCCGGTGCCGGCAAGAGCACCGTGGCGGAGGCCCTCGTACATCAGCTCGGTTCGGACGCCGTCCTGGTCCCGATGGACGGCTTCCACCTGAGCAACGAGGTTCTCGAAACGCTGGGACGCCGGGACCGCAAGGGCGCTCCGGACACCTTCGACGCGGACGGCTACATCGCTCTCCTCCGCCGGCTGCGCCAACAGGTCGACGAGATCGTCTACGCTCCGGCGTTCCGGCGCGACATCGAGGAACCGATCGGTTCGAGCACCCCGGTGCCCCGGGCGACACCGATCGTGGTCACCGAGGGCAATTACCTGCTGCTCGACACGCAGCCGTGGAAGCTCATCCGCGACCTTCTCGACAGCACCTGGTACCTGGAGGTGGACGAGACCGTACGCCTCGAACGGCTCATCGCCCGCCACGTCGCCTTCGGAAAGGCCCCCGACGCGGCCCGAGCCTGGGCCGAGGGCAGCGATCAGGCCAACGCGGCCACCATCGCCGAATCGAGCCGGTACGCCGACCTGCTGCTCCGCCTCGCGCCGACCGCCACCTGA